The Astyanax mexicanus isolate ESR-SI-001 chromosome 7, AstMex3_surface, whole genome shotgun sequence genome has a window encoding:
- the LOC111196887 gene encoding WW domain-binding protein 1: MEATVAPDDADMGTVNKDLSGSSGTSCPGSSGTDCGCGTGPCCEDTSCFIYYELWWFWMLWTVLIVLSCCCVLRHRQVKLRLQQRRQREIELMVYQRACRYTPPHLQISYLGPTKLPSYEEAAAELRAPPPPYSAVFVLQGGALLSSRSSGTFSSSSSESSSLFSSSAPTDDLLTSSATTPSDSVPCLAPPPIAEETNPEQSVCGTTLLPHPQEVESILHKEGGAEERARAPPSAGRHAAFSSSVSVLEIEGRGSEEDLKENRFRMRTLTGDSGIEVCRCRVIQEEEEDEEEEEGREVGGAWPIHDSVDCPRRTFSDQSELSAVGCSHCGSAYCKQRGGDSSVTVESL; the protein is encoded by the exons ATGGAG GCGACTGTCGCTCCAGACGATGCAGACATGGGAACTGTAAACAAG GACCTGTCCGGCTCCAGCGGGACGTCCTGCCCCGGGAGCAGCGGGACGGACTGTGGGTGCGGGACGGGACCCTGCTGTGAGGATACAAGCTGCTTCATTTATTACGAGCTGTGGT ggttcTGGATGCTCTGGACGGTTCTGATCGTGTTGAGCTGCTGTTGTGTTTTGAGACACAGGCAGGTGAAGCTCCGCCTCCAGCAGCGGCGGCAGAGAGAGATCGAGCTGATGGTTTATCAACGAGCCTGTAGATACACACCCCCCCACCTGCAgatca GTTACCTCGGTCCCACCAAGCTGCCGTCCTATGAGGAGGCTGCAGCCGAGCTCAGAGCTCCACCCCCTCCGTACAGCGCTGTGTTTGTCCTGCAGGGCGGCGCTCTACTCTCCTCCCGCAGCTCCGGGACCTttagctcctcctcctccgagtCCAGCTCTCTGTTCTCTAGCTCCGCCCCCACGGACGACCTGCTGACCAGCAGCGCCACCACGCCCAGCGACTCCGTGCCCTGCTTAGCTCCACCTCCCATAGCAGAAGAGACCAATCCTGAACAGTCGGTGTGTGGGACAACACTGTTGCCACACCCACAGGAGGTGGAGTCTATCTTACACAAAGAAGGCGGAGCCGAGGAGAGAGCCAGAGCCCCGCCCTCTGCCGGCAGACACGCCGCGTTCTCCTCCAGTGTGTCGGTGCTGGAGATTGAGGGGCGGGGCAGCGAAGAGGACCTGAAGGAGAACAGGTTCCGGATGCGCACTCTGACGGGCGACTCCGGGATCGAGGTGTGTCGCTGCAGAGTGatccaggaggaggaggaggacgaagaggaggaggaggggcgtgaagtgggtggagcttggCCTATCCATGATAGTGTGGACTGTCCACGGCGGACtttttctgaccaatcagagctctcAGCGGTGGGCTGCAGTCATTGCGGCTCCGCCTACTGCAAGCAGAGGGGCGGAGATTCCTCAGTTACAGTGGAATCCTTATAA